DNA from Asanoa sp. WMMD1127:
TCCTTCGACGCCGTCGCCGACGGGGTGTCCGCGGAGTCCGTCGTGGACAAGCTCGTCGAGGTGGTCCCGCCGCCGCACCTGGCCACGGAGACCGACGCGGAGCTTCGGGGACTGGCGGCGGCGTGAGCGGGCGCGCGGCCGCGACGACCGTGCGGCAGCTGGCGCCGGAGGAGCGGCTGCGCCGGCTCGAGCTGATGGTCACCCGCCGGCTCGACGGGATGTTGCAGGGCCAGTATCTCGGCCTGCTGCCGGGTCCTGGGTCGGAGTTCGCGGGGTCGCGGGAGTACCGGCCGGGTGAGGACGAGGTGCGCTGGATGGACTGGGCCGTCACGGCTCGGACCAATGTGCCGCACGTGCGGGAGGTCGACGCCGACCGGGAGCTGACCACCTGGGTGCTGGTCGACGGTTCGGCCAGTATGGACTTCGGCACCGCCGAGGTGGAGAAGCGGGAGTTGGCCGTTGCGGCCGTGGCGGCGGTCGGCTTCCTGACCGCCGGCGCCGGCAACCGGCTCGGCGCGCACGTGCTGCGGCGCGACGGCATCCGGCGGGTCCCGCCGCGCACCGGCCGCGTGCACCTCCAGGCCCTGCTGCACGACCTGCTCGGCGCCGACCGGGACGCGGCCGACACCGTGACGACCAACCTGGCCACCGCCATCGAGGGGCTGCAGCGTTCCGCGATCCACAGGGGACTGGCCGTGGTCGTATCCGACTTCCTCGACGACGACCTCGGTTGGGAACGACCGCTCAAGCTGCTCGCCGCGCGCCACCAGGTGCTGGCCGTCGAGGTGACCGACCCGCGCGAGCTCGACCTGCCGGACGTCGGCCTGATCACGCTCGTCGACCCGGAGACCGGCCGCCGGCGCGAGGTCTCGACGGGCAACCGCAAGCTGCGCGAGCGCTACGCGGCGGCCGCCAAGGAGCAGCGTGCGGCGGTGGCCGCCGCCCTGCGCCGCACCGGTGCCAGCCACCTTCCACTGCGGACGGATCGGGACTGGGTCGCCGACATCGTGCACTACGTGCTCCACCAGCGCCGGCGGGCCGCGGCCGCGCCGGCCCGCCCGCGGCCCGCCGGAGGTGCCGGGTGAACGGCGTGCCCGACGTCGCGTTCCTCAACCCCGGCCGGCTCTGGCTGCTGGTCGGCGTGGCCGCGCTCGCCATCGCGTACGCCGTCATGCAGCGGCGGCGCAGCCGCTATGCCGTGCGCTTCACCAACCTGCGGCTCCTCGACAAGGTCGCGCCGACCCGCCCGGCCTGGCGCCGGCACGTGCCGGCCGCGCTGTTCCTGTCGATGCTCGCGCTGCTGGTCGTCGGCTTCGCCCGCCCGACCGACGAGGTGCGGGTGCCCAAGGAACGCGCGACCGTGATGATCGCGGTCGACGTGTCGGCGTCCATGCTCGCCACCGACGTGCATCCCGACCGCCTGCAGGCGGCCAAGGAGGCGGCCCGCGAGTTCGCCGACGAGCTGCCCGGCCACTTCAACGTCGGCCTGGTCGCGTTCGCCGGCAACGCCACCGTGGTCGTGCCGCCCAACACCGACCGGGACGTGTTCAAGGCCGGCGTGGACCGGCTATCCGAGACCACGGCCGGCCTCGGCGGCACCGCGATCGGCGAGGCGATCACCACCTCGCTGGACGCGATCCGCAGCATCGACGCGCGCGCCGACAAGGACCCGCCGCCCGCCCGCATCGTGCTCCTCTCCGACGGGGCCAACACGTCCGGCCGCGACCCCGACGAGGCGGCCGTCGAGGCCGACACCGCGGGCATCCCGGTCGACACCATCTCCTTCGGCACCACCGCCGGCGAGATCGCCCGCCGCGGCGGCGTCGCGATGTCGGTGCCCGTCGACGGCGAGACGCTACGCGGCGTGGCCGAGAAGACCAACGGCAGCTACCACGAGGCCGACTCCAAAGAGGAACTGCGCGCGGTGTACGCCGACATCGGCACGTCGGTGGGCTACGTGCACGAGCGCGCGGACGTCTCGGCGCGCTACATCGGACTGGCGCTGATCCTGGCGATGATCACCGCGCTCGCGTCGATGCTCTGGTTCTCCAGGATCCCGTGAGGAGGAGCGAGGCGATGACGACCACACCGACGAGACCACCGGGTCTTGGCGAGCCGCGCGGCCCGGAGTACGTCTCGCCCGACCTCGACTGGGCCGGCGGCGGGAGCGGTCGGCCGCCCGTACCCGGGAAGCGGC
Protein-coding regions in this window:
- a CDS encoding DUF58 domain-containing protein, which codes for MSGRAAATTVRQLAPEERLRRLELMVTRRLDGMLQGQYLGLLPGPGSEFAGSREYRPGEDEVRWMDWAVTARTNVPHVREVDADRELTTWVLVDGSASMDFGTAEVEKRELAVAAVAAVGFLTAGAGNRLGAHVLRRDGIRRVPPRTGRVHLQALLHDLLGADRDAADTVTTNLATAIEGLQRSAIHRGLAVVVSDFLDDDLGWERPLKLLAARHQVLAVEVTDPRELDLPDVGLITLVDPETGRRREVSTGNRKLRERYAAAAKEQRAAVAAALRRTGASHLPLRTDRDWVADIVHYVLHQRRRAAAAPARPRPAGGAG
- a CDS encoding VWA domain-containing protein, which codes for MPDVAFLNPGRLWLLVGVAALAIAYAVMQRRRSRYAVRFTNLRLLDKVAPTRPAWRRHVPAALFLSMLALLVVGFARPTDEVRVPKERATVMIAVDVSASMLATDVHPDRLQAAKEAAREFADELPGHFNVGLVAFAGNATVVVPPNTDRDVFKAGVDRLSETTAGLGGTAIGEAITTSLDAIRSIDARADKDPPPARIVLLSDGANTSGRDPDEAAVEADTAGIPVDTISFGTTAGEIARRGGVAMSVPVDGETLRGVAEKTNGSYHEADSKEELRAVYADIGTSVGYVHERADVSARYIGLALILAMITALASMLWFSRIP